The segment TGGGTGATAAGATTTTGTATTTCTATCAATTGATTGATTTCGGTGACAAAATTTACTACTTAATTTCATTATTATCAATGAAATAAGGTTCATTTTAGATAGAGATATTTTTTTCTAAGTTCTTTTTGAGAATCAATGCTTTATTGAATTGGTAATTTGTTCTGTGGGTTGTTAGTAAGATTATTTAATATTAGAGATATGTGGGTAGTGAAAAATTAATTAAAATTTGCATTTTTGTATATATGAATTTACCAATTATCACAATGTTCAAATTAAGAAAAATACTACCTCTTATTACTCTTGTCTTTCTGTTTGGCTTAAATGCGAATGCTCAAGATGCTAAAAAAAATAAGAAATCTGATTTATATGTTACCGGGGGATTAGAAATAATTTTCTCTGGAAATACAGGTCTAAAAATGGCTGGACAGGAAATTAATTCTGGAGTGATGCGTTTTGCTCCTGTGATTAACTGGCAGACTATTTTTAATGCAGATTTTGGTAACCGATTTGGTCTTTTTTCTGGAATTGGTATTAGAAACGTAGGTATGATTTTCGATGTGCCTACAGATCATGTTGAGGATAATGTTGATGGGCCTGTAAGAAAAAAAGTAAGGTCTTATAACTTAGGTATTCCAGTTGGTTTTAAAGTAGGGAACCTCCATGGTTTTTTCCTTTATGCAGGTTATGAATTTGAAATCCCAGTACAATACAAAGAGAAAACTTTTGTATCGGAACGTAAGACAGATAAATTTTCTGTTTGGTTTACTGATAGAGTCAATTACCAACATAGTTTAATGGTAGGACTTCAGTTTCCTTATGGAACGAACTTGAAATTTAAGTATTACCTAAATGATTACTTCAACTCTTCTTGGGGAGATAATCAGTCTAAAATGAAAGGTACTGACTTAAACTATAATCAGATTACAGGAAATGTGTTCTATGTATCCTTAAACTTTAGTTTATTTAGAAATACAAAATTCTACTACTCTGAGTATGAGAAAAAGCATACTTTCCCTCAGAGTTAAGAAACGAAATACCATAAAAAAGGGCTGTATTGTAATGATACAGCCCTTTTTTTATGGATTCAAATCCTTTAATATTTTTGTTTTCCTTTGATAAAGGTTTTCTTTTTTCTTCTCCTGAAGGATTATTTTTCTATCCCAATTGAGTTGATGAAGAAGTGCCTTTTGTAGTTTTTTTGGAATAACTGTACCACCCTGACTATACTTTATTTCTGATATTTCAGCAATAAGGTCACTAAGATGGTCATTAAGCACTGCTTGGTGAAGTGTCTCTTTATAATTACTGACGCTTTGATTTGGTAAAGTGTTGATCCATTGATAAAAATGTTGAATACTTTTTTCAATGTGACCACTTTTAATCGCCGATCTTAATTGACCGTAGGCATGCTTCTCTTTATAAGTAGAGGTAGATCTAATATCCTCAATTCGTTTACGGATTCTTGTAATCGGTCTGATTTTATAAAATAACCATAGTACAATTAACCCAATAAGAATTGCCTTCCATTGTTCTGGTACATAATCTTTCCATGTTTTTTGTGATGTTTTCGTTCCTTCTTCAGGTACTTGATTAAGTTTATTCAAACTATCTTGTAATGAAGCCAACATGGATAGGTTTGGATTTTCCTCTACAACAATCTGTAAGTCTTTAGATGAAACATCCTTTGACTTTTTTGTTCTAGGATTATAGTACCTCACAGTAACTCCAGGAACCTCAAACGTTCCTGCTTCTTGTACTAAATAAGTGACAACTTGTTTTTGAGTACCAGAAATATATCCTTCATTATTGTTGTAATTACTATTTATAGGGTGCTCAGGATAGATACCTGCCCAATCTAATGAATCAAATTCCCTTACAGGAATCATTGGCCCCAAAGTATTTCCCGCTGTAATAGTAATGGTACGTTTTAGAACATCTCCAACTTTTACCTCTGAAAGGTTTTTATTCCAAGTATCTTTAATTCTGACACTACTAGCCACCAACCATGACTTTGGATCTTCACCTAGAGGAGGAGGAACAACCTTAATCGTCTTTTCTTTAGTATGAACTATCCTTTTCTTCCCTTTGTAATCACCTGGATCAGGTGTTTGCACTTCTAAAGTAAGAGAAGGAAAAGTGTTTTCTCCAGCACTAAAAGGGAATACCCAGTAAGTTTGTTCAACACCAGAATACAAATACTTACCGATGGTTAAAGAGTTAGGGATAGCTCTTCCATCTTTAATCATAAGAGCATTTGGTAACTGAAAATCTTCAAAATTAAGCCCTTGTGTAAACCAAGTAGTGGTGTAAATAGATAGCTTCACTTTGAATGGTTCACCTACCATTACTTCCTTTTTGTTGATTGTGGTGGTAGTGAAAATATTAGCTCTCTTTTGAGCAAATGCTGTCATTACCCAAAACAGACAGAAAGTCGATAAAATTATACGCTTTACCATTTTTGATCTGTAGGTTTAGGTTTGTCTTTATCTGTTAAATACTGATACTTAAACTTTTTCTTTAAGTACATGCTTGGATCAAGTTTCACCTGTCGGATCATACTTGCTTTCGATTGGCTTTTGGTTTCTGAAAATTGCATTTGAAGTAACTCTTCCATACTTGGATTTACCTCTTTTTCGCCCATTTCTTGAATGGTTTCAGATTCACCTTCTGCTTTTCTATCAGAATGTTGAGCAGACTCTTGTTCTTGTTCTCCCGCTTCAGGTTCATATTTTTTTCCTTTCATCGGTTTATTTTTACCAAGATTGCTTTCTTCAGACATATGTATATTAATCATACGCATTTGCTCATCAGCAATGGCCTTATTCTTTTGAGCAGGTTCTAACGTAGGGTCAATATCTAATGCCATATTGAATGCTTTTTGAGCAGCTTCCCAATTCCCTAGTTTTGCCTGAGAAACACCTAAGTTATACATGTTTTCGGCAGTAATGTCTTGAGCAAAGGCATCTGCTGCTTTTTCATAATCACCCATTTCGGTATATACATATCCTTTTTGGGTTTGGTCATCAAAGAGTTCAACAGCTTTTTCTTTCTCATTCTTATCTAATGCTTTTTGTGCCTGTTGATCTCTTGTCCAGAAAAAGTCCTTCGCTTTGATATCATCTTTAGGCAGACTATCTACAGAATCACAACTGATAAAGAAAAAGGGGAGAAGTAGTACCCAATTCCATTGTACCAATAGGCCTTTTCTGAACCAGAACATGGTCAATACTGCAATGACAAAACATAAGTAATACCCTGCATCTATCCAATCTTCTTCTGCTTTTTCACTGTCCTTTGTAAATACTAATTTCTCCTGAATGTCTTTTACATAAAGCTCGATATCAGTACGGTCTAAAGTGAATGGTATTAATTGTACATTAGGAATAGCTAAAGCTTTTTGGAGCTGGGTAGTGTTTAATCCAACCGTTACTGCTTTACCATTTTTATCCTTAAGAATACGATTTCTGTATAGTGGGATATGGCTACCTTCAGGAGTACCCAGTACCAATAAGTTATATTGATCTTGACTATCTGCTCTTTGACCAAATGCCTGAATATCTTCTCCGTTAATATCATCTGTAATAACCCAAACAAAGCTGGGAGCATCTGTTTTGTCTAAGATCTTATCACTTAGTTTTAATGCTTCCGATAAATTACTACCCTTTAGTGGCATAGATGCAGGTGATAAAGCATCTAAAGTAGATCTAAATGTCTTATAGTCTTTTGTTGGCGGAAGTGCTTCATGTGCAGAGCCAGCATAAACAACTAAAGCAGTTTGAACACCTTCATTTAGTTTTAAATAATCCTTGATTTTCATTTTAGCTCTTTCTAATCGGCTAGGCCCAATATCTGTGGCTAGCATAGAACGAGACATATCAAGGACTATCACAACTTTGGCTTCAGTTTGGTTACCCGGTTTATCAACTCTTTGCCAAGTTGGACCTGCAGCTGCTATCACAAATAGCCCTAAACTAAATACCATATACATTTTAGGAAACCAAGCTCCTCGCTTATTTCCTTTAATAATCAATATTTCTAATAACTTAGGGTTGACTAACTTTTTCCAATTTTCAGATTCTCTGATTGATATTAGAGAAATAATGAACAATACTCCAACAGGAATTAATGCCCATAAATATTCTGGTCGGATAAAATGAAAGTTAGAAGAAAACCCTTCGAAAAATTTATCTACTTCATTCATGACTCTTTACGTTTTAATGAAAGGATAAATTGTACCATGATGGAGATAAACTGCATTCCTACAGTAAGAATAAATCCGAGTGCTAGAGGGTAATAAAAAAGCAATCGTGTCGGACGGTAGCTCTCATCTTCAAATTGAATGGGTTCCATCTCGTTGAGTTTATCGTAGATAGTATTCAATTCATCAATATTACCCGCATTGAAGTATTCTCCTCCTGTATTTTTAGCAATCATACGAAGTGTTTTATCATCTAATTCATATGCAGCATTGTCTTTTGTACCAATGCCTATAGTATATATCTTAATACTATCTTCTGCTGCCATATTAGATGCTGTGATAGGCACAATTTCACTTCCGCTATCTTGACCGTCTGTAAGTAAAATCATTACTCTTTGGTCTATAGAATCTGCTTCGAAAACTTGTGTGGATAAAGCGATAGCATTACCGATGGCTGTTTTGTGTCCGGCCATTCCAATACCTGTTTCATCAACTGTGTGTTTGATGATATCTAAATCAGGAGTGAAAGGCAATGCAAATACATCACTACCAAACATCATTAGACCAATACGATCGCCTTCTCGTTTATCTATAAATTCATTAAGAACATTCTGTACCGCTTTCCATCTAGTAATCCTATTGTTATTGGCATCAAACCAATCTGTCGTATTCATACTCATAGAAATATCAGCTGCTATCAACATATTTCGAGCATTTTTAACCTTCTTCGCAGGTTTACCGATGTATTGCGGATTCGTTAATGCAGTTACAATACAAGCCCACGCAAGAAAGTTAATAGTATACTGAAACCACTTCCTCTTTAATACAGTCGCACTTTTTTGTGCTTTTAAGCCTGTTGCTTCCGTCAGTTCCTCAAATTTTGGATAGTACAATGCGTCTTTCTTTTGTCGATAAGCAGGCATTAACCACCATATAAGAATTGGCAGAGGAAGCAAAGCAAACATCCAGGGATATGCTAACTCATACATGATTTTTTATCCATTTAATTGCTGTATTAGCAAGTGAGGTTAACTGACCTTCTCTTATTGAATCATCTTTCATATAAGCAGCGTTCAATAAAAGGTCTTGGTCATTTTGATTAAATTTTATGTTGGAATGATCATTAAGGAAGTTGATCCAATCTTGTCCACTTAATTGAGCCACATTTTCTCTTTCATAAGTCGTTAATGCTACCCTTTTTAGAATTGTATTGATTTGGTATACTCCTTCA is part of the Flammeovirga agarivorans genome and harbors:
- a CDS encoding BatD family protein encodes the protein MVKRIILSTFCLFWVMTAFAQKRANIFTTTTINKKEVMVGEPFKVKLSIYTTTWFTQGLNFEDFQLPNALMIKDGRAIPNSLTIGKYLYSGVEQTYWVFPFSAGENTFPSLTLEVQTPDPGDYKGKKRIVHTKEKTIKVVPPPLGEDPKSWLVASSVRIKDTWNKNLSEVKVGDVLKRTITITAGNTLGPMIPVREFDSLDWAGIYPEHPINSNYNNNEGYISGTQKQVVTYLVQEAGTFEVPGVTVRYYNPRTKKSKDVSSKDLQIVVEENPNLSMLASLQDSLNKLNQVPEEGTKTSQKTWKDYVPEQWKAILIGLIVLWLFYKIRPITRIRKRIEDIRSTSTYKEKHAYGQLRSAIKSGHIEKSIQHFYQWINTLPNQSVSNYKETLHQAVLNDHLSDLIAEISEIKYSQGGTVIPKKLQKALLHQLNWDRKIILQEKKKENLYQRKTKILKDLNP
- a CDS encoding VWA domain-containing protein translates to MNEVDKFFEGFSSNFHFIRPEYLWALIPVGVLFIISLISIRESENWKKLVNPKLLEILIIKGNKRGAWFPKMYMVFSLGLFVIAAAGPTWQRVDKPGNQTEAKVVIVLDMSRSMLATDIGPSRLERAKMKIKDYLKLNEGVQTALVVYAGSAHEALPPTKDYKTFRSTLDALSPASMPLKGSNLSEALKLSDKILDKTDAPSFVWVITDDINGEDIQAFGQRADSQDQYNLLVLGTPEGSHIPLYRNRILKDKNGKAVTVGLNTTQLQKALAIPNVQLIPFTLDRTDIELYVKDIQEKLVFTKDSEKAEEDWIDAGYYLCFVIAVLTMFWFRKGLLVQWNWVLLLPFFFISCDSVDSLPKDDIKAKDFFWTRDQQAQKALDKNEKEKAVELFDDQTQKGYVYTEMGDYEKAADAFAQDITAENMYNLGVSQAKLGNWEAAQKAFNMALDIDPTLEPAQKNKAIADEQMRMINIHMSEESNLGKNKPMKGKKYEPEAGEQEQESAQHSDRKAEGESETIQEMGEKEVNPSMEELLQMQFSETKSQSKASMIRQVKLDPSMYLKKKFKYQYLTDKDKPKPTDQKW
- a CDS encoding VWA domain-containing protein, coding for MYELAYPWMFALLPLPILIWWLMPAYRQKKDALYYPKFEELTEATGLKAQKSATVLKRKWFQYTINFLAWACIVTALTNPQYIGKPAKKVKNARNMLIAADISMSMNTTDWFDANNNRITRWKAVQNVLNEFIDKREGDRIGLMMFGSDVFALPFTPDLDIIKHTVDETGIGMAGHKTAIGNAIALSTQVFEADSIDQRVMILLTDGQDSGSEIVPITASNMAAEDSIKIYTIGIGTKDNAAYELDDKTLRMIAKNTGGEYFNAGNIDELNTIYDKLNEMEPIQFEDESYRPTRLLFYYPLALGFILTVGMQFISIMVQFILSLKRKES
- a CDS encoding DUF4381 domain-containing protein; amino-acid sequence: MILQDTTNWPTDSLRLANEVLDFIPPEKVDMTPSAPGWYIVGGIFLLIMLVGVVKMYFNYLGNAYKRTAIQQINTINPQSQSLNEGVYQINTILKRVALTTYERENVAQLSGQDWINFLNDHSNIKFNQNDQDLLLNAAYMKDDSIREGQLTSLANTAIKWIKNHV